One part of the Anguilla anguilla isolate fAngAng1 chromosome 11, fAngAng1.pri, whole genome shotgun sequence genome encodes these proteins:
- the LOC118207808 gene encoding UDP-glucuronosyltransferase 2C1-like, translating into MTALPVALLLLLWAGPGCEGGRVLVYPVDGSHWLNMRVLVEALHARGHQVTVLRSSTSWYIAERSPHYTAITVHQEAVQSIESKDTMSHFLHTSLELRKDWSSPLAFLEFYTNLFHLMAQNNRVVAQVARIMFTDGALMRRLREERFDLVLTDPVFPTGVLLAHKLQLPLVLNVRWSLNGEGHFAIAPSPISYIPLLFSHSSDRMDFPQRLSNALYYGLSLYLYYFVSSPPYQAVCREFFSPGVDVFSLIQGADLWLMRVDFVFEFPRPTMPNVVYMGGFQCRPAQPLPSELEEFVQSSGEHGVVLMSLGTLLGGLQPHISDVIASAFARLPQKVVWRHLGARPSTLGNNTLLLDWLPQNDLLGHPKTRAFVTHGGTNGLYEAIYHGVPILGLPLIFDQMDNMVRVDARGAGIVLDVTALEVDSLTQALQDVLDEQKPYRENMRRLSRLHRDRPLEPLDSALFWMEFVMRHGGAAHLRTESYRMPWYAYHNLDVLALLLGSATALLVLIGATCRCLFQRLCRTRKVKRE; encoded by the coding sequence ATGACAGCCCTCCCGGTGGCTCTCCTGCTGCtgttgtgggcggggccaggctgcGAGGGCGGGCGGGTGCTGGTGTACCCGGTGGACGGGAGCCACTGGCTGAACATGCGCGTCCTGGTGGAGGCGCTGCACGCCCGGGGGCACCAGGTCACCGTCCTGCGGTCCTCCACCAGCTGGTACATCGCTGAGCGCTCCCCCCACTACACCGCCATCACCGTGCACCAGGAAGCCGTCCAGAGCATCGAGAGCAAGGACACCATGTCCCACTTCCTGCACACGTCCCTGGAGCTGCGCAAGGACTGGAGCTCCCCGCTGGCCTTCCTTGAATTCTACACCAACCTCTTTCACCTGATGGCCCAGAACAACAGGGTGGTGGCCCAGGTGGCGCGCATCATGTTCACGGACGGGGCTCTGATGCGGAGGCTGCGGGAGGAGCGCTTCGACCTGGTCCTGACCGACCCAGTCTTCCCCACAGGCGTGCTGCTGGCCCACAAGCTGCAGCTGCCGCTGGTGCTAAACGTGCGCTGGTCCCTGAACGGGGAGGGCCACTTCGCCATCGCCCCCTCGCCGATCTCCTACATCCCCCTGCTCTTCTCCCACAGCTCTGACAGGATGGACTTTCCGCAGCGGCTCTCCAACGCGCTGTACTACGGGCTCAGCCTGTACCTGTACTACTTCGTCTCCAGCCCACCGTACCAGGCCGTGTGCCGAGAATTCTTCTCTCCAGGCGTCGATGTCTTCTCGCTCATCCAGGGAGCCGACCTGTGGCTGATGAGGGTGGATTTCGTCTTCGAGTTCCCGCGCCCCACCATGCCCAACGTAGTGTACATGGGCGGGTTCCAGTgccgccccgcccagcccctcccctctgagcTGGAGGAGTTTGTGCAGAGCTCCGGGGAGCACGGGGTGGTGCTCATGTCCCTGGGCACCCTGCTCGGGGGCCTTCAGCCACACATTTCGGATGTCATCGCCTCTGCCTTTGCCCGCCTGCCTCAGAAGGTGGTGTGGAGGCACCTGGGGGCGAGGCCATCCACCCTGGGCAACAACACCCTGCTGCTGGACTGGCTTCCCCAAAACGACCTACTGGGCCACCCCAAGACCCGTGCTTTCGTCACGCACGGGGGCACCAACGGCCTGTACGAGGCCATCTACCACGGCGTGCCCATTCTGGGCCTCCCGCTCATCTTCGACCAGATGGACAACATGGTGCGCGTGGATGCGCGGGGCGCGGGCATCGTGCTGGACGTGACGGCGCTGGAGGTGGACTCTCTGACCCAGGCTCTGCAGGACGTCCTGGATGAGCAGAAGCCCTACAGGGAGAACATGCGCAGGCTGTCCCGGCTGCACCGCGACCGGCCCCTCGAACCTCTGGACAGCGCCCTCTTCTGGATGGAGTTTGTCATGAGGCACGGGGGGGCGGCGCACCTGCGCACTGAGTCTTACAGGATGCCCTGGTACGCCTACCACAACCTGGACGTGCTGGCCTTGCTGCTGGGCTCCGCCACTGCTCTCCTAGTACTCATCGGCGCCACCTGCAGGTGTCTGTTTCAGAGGCTCTGCAGGACCAGGAAGGTCAAACGGGAGTGA